The genomic window CAACATATGTTTCCGTGCTTCGATTTGTCGATCAGGTAGGCAACCAAACCGGGCCAGATTAGTCACAAATGAAATTAGGCTCCACTTTGGCAAGTTTTTTCAcaattaaaaattagaaagtCTAACCAAACTAATAGAAactgaaccaaacaaaaatgttcACGCAATTACGTAGCACTTCTCTATGAAATACTGTGGATAATTCGATTTGAGCTAATCTATGGTAAGTCGTTTCTCTCAAACTGAATTAAgctaaaccaaaccgaaaataAACCGTTGTAGAACACCcataataaacatatatatgttctcTACTCTTATTTGGCTATTTTTCCATTTGCAGATACGTGTGACAACATTCCAAATATAGGCACATGATACAAATTACAAAGCCagaaattataatttataaactataCATAATAAGGTCAGTAGCCTAATTACATCCATATATTTAGTTGGGCATAATAAGGATAGCCTAATTTTGGTGCATCCCGCCAAAAATTCGGACAAATGGTGAATTTCAAACCATGAATTTCTTTGTTATACATACATTACGTGCACTATtacatcaaagaaaaatagtgaCGTGCATAAACGTATTTTCTTCacataatctatatataatatatacagcCATGTACATTTTTCAACATAGAAAAATCATGTATACAAATACGGTAGGTGCAATACTGATAAACTGCCATTCCCATTGCATTAGACGCTAGTCAATCCAAACCTTATAACATAAAAAGTTATAGTCCATTTCTTTCATATCCAATCGAGTCAAAATAATATTcgagcaaaaaacaaaagaaatggttaTGGAGCAAGCTGGAACGACATCGTATTCGGTCGTGTCAGAGTTTGAAGGAACAATACTGAAGAACGCAGATTCATTCTCTTACTTCATGCTCGTAGCCTTCGAAGCAGCTGGTCTAATTCGTTTCGCTATCTTGTTGTTTCTATGGCCCGTAATCACACTCCTTGACGTTTTCAGCTACAAAAACGCAGCTCTCAAGCTCAAGATTTTTGTAGCCACTGTTGGTCTACGTGAACCGGAGATCGAATCAGTGGCTAGAGCCGTTCTGCCAAAATTCTACATGGACGACGTAAGCATGGACACGTGGAGGGTTTTCAGCTCGTGTAAGAAGAGGGTCGTGGTCACGAGAATGCCTCGAGTTATGGTGGAGAGGTTTGCTAAGGAGCATCTTAGAGCAGATGAGGTCATCGGTACGGAACTGATTGTAAACCGGTTCGGTTTTGTCACCGGTTTGATTCGCGAAACGGATGTTGATCAGTCTGCTTTGAACCGTGTCGctaatttgtttgttggtcGGAGGCCTCAACTAGGTCTTGGAAAACCGGCTTTGACCGCCTCTACAAATTTCTTATCGTTATGTGAGGTAAACATTCTAAATTATATACCATTGCATGAAGCGaatactaaaatataattgttacacttatgagaaagaaaaaatcaactagcacaattttttaaatctaaCCAAAATAGGAGCATATAGTAACCAAAATATAGTATATCTATAAATCTAACCAAAATATAACGGATCTTTGTATTTTCAACCAAAATATAgtatttcttaatatttcactaaatcataaatatcattctgaatttttttttgtctttctataTAGGAGCATATTCATGCACCAATCCCGGAGAACTACAACCACGGTGACCAACAACTTCAGCTACGTCCACTTCCGGTGATATTTCACGACGGAAGACTAGTGAAGCGGCCAACGCCGGCCACCGCTCTCATCATCCTCCTTTGGATCCCATTTGGAATCATTCTCGCCGTGATCCGGATCTTTCTTGGAGCCGTCCTCCCATTGTGGGCCACACCTTACGTCTCTCAGATATTCGGTGGCCATATCATCGTCAAAGGAAAGCCTCCTCAGCCACCGGCGGCTGGAAAATCCGGCGTGCTCTTTGTGTGTACTCACAGAACCCTAATGGACCCTGTGGTATTATCTTATGTCCTCGGACGTAGCATCCCAGCCGTTACTTACTCAATCTCGCGCTTATCAGAGATCTTATCTCCCATTCCAACCGTCCGATTGACAAGAATCCGAGATGTGGATGCGGCTAAGATCAAACAACAACTGTCAAAAGGAGATCTAGTGGTTTGTCCTGAGGGAACCACTTGTCGTGAACCGTTTTTGTTAAGATTCAGCGCGCTTTTCGCTGAGTTAACGGATAGGATTGTTCCGGTTGCGATGAACTACAGAGTCGGATTCTTCCACGCGACTACAGCGAGAGGCTGGAAGGGTTTGGAcccaattttcttcttcatgaacCCAAGACCGGTTTACGAGATTACGTTCTTGAACCAGCTTCCTATGGAGGCAACATGTTCGTCCGGGAAGAGCCCGCATGACGTGGCGAACTATGTTCAGAGAATCTTGGCGGCTACGTTAGGGTTTGAGTGCACCAACTTCACAAGAAAAGATAAGTATAGGGTTCTCGCTGGAAACGATGGAACGGTGTCGTACTTGTCGTTGCTAGACCAATTGAAGAAGGTGGTTAGCACTTTCGAGCCTTGTCTCCATTGAAAATACTAGAAGTATAGATCATCCGATgattttctctctgttttaatatattagatCAGTAGTTTCAAATTAAACCTGTTTgcagtttctttctttcgattttagttttgttt from Arabidopsis thaliana chromosome 3, partial sequence includes these protein-coding regions:
- the GPAT5 gene encoding glycerol-3-phosphate acyltransferase 5 (glycerol-3-phosphate acyltransferase 5 (GPAT5); CONTAINS InterPro DOMAIN/s: Phospholipid/glycerol acyltransferase (InterPro:IPR002123); BEST Arabidopsis thaliana protein match is: glycerol-3-phosphate acyltransferase 7 (TAIR:AT5G06090.1); Has 397 Blast hits to 386 proteins in 31 species: Archae - 0; Bacteria - 0; Metazoa - 26; Fungi - 0; Plants - 368; Viruses - 0; Other Eukaryotes - 3 (source: NCBI BLink).) encodes the protein MVMEQAGTTSYSVVSEFEGTILKNADSFSYFMLVAFEAAGLIRFAILLFLWPVITLLDVFSYKNAALKLKIFVATVGLREPEIESVARAVLPKFYMDDVSMDTWRVFSSCKKRVVVTRMPRVMVERFAKEHLRADEVIGTELIVNRFGFVTGLIRETDVDQSALNRVANLFVGRRPQLGLGKPALTASTNFLSLCEEHIHAPIPENYNHGDQQLQLRPLPVIFHDGRLVKRPTPATALIILLWIPFGIILAVIRIFLGAVLPLWATPYVSQIFGGHIIVKGKPPQPPAAGKSGVLFVCTHRTLMDPVVLSYVLGRSIPAVTYSISRLSEILSPIPTVRLTRIRDVDAAKIKQQLSKGDLVVCPEGTTCREPFLLRFSALFAELTDRIVPVAMNYRVGFFHATTARGWKGLDPIFFFMNPRPVYEITFLNQLPMEATCSSGKSPHDVANYVQRILAATLGFECTNFTRKDKYRVLAGNDGTVSYLSLLDQLKKVVSTFEPCLH